TGGCTCCAAGAGGCACTTGGTATCGGCGTCGTCCTTGGGATCATCGCCTATGGATTGATAACGATCGGCGGCACGGGAGCGGTGATGGCCGTCGTTGTGGCGCAGTTCCTCGCTGTTATCGCCTTGGTGTATAGTTTGTTCGGGAAAGTCGAGTCGATGATCTACGAGATTGCAGGAGTTGACGATGCGCTCGAACCCCAAGACGACACGGGGGATACGAAAGAGTGGTCCCACGAGGTCCGAAGCGATGGCGACGATCACAAAGTCGTGCAAGTAACTGACGGTGTCCAGACGGCAAATTTCGTCCTCACGGATGACGATATTCGACTCAAGTCACGGGTGAATCAGTGGCTCATCAGTGACGACTGGACCGAGGAAGCGACTCAGTATTTGGAGGCTGAATTTTGCGGAGGTGGTCCAAACAGGTAGTCAGTAGTGTAGTCATTAACTATTTACTCAATTGTCACGTTCTTCTATGCGATGGCTGAGTCACTATGTCACGTCTGTGGCTCAAAAACCACCGATGGCGGACTGACCTATCGGTGTGCGTACTGCGGCGAACCTGTCTGTAGCGACCATCGCTTACCTGAGAACCACAACTGCACGGGGAGCCGACTGCCCGATGAAGAATCCGCGAAGGGCCGTGAGGCAAAGTCAATGAAACTGAAAAATGAGCAGACGGTCGGGACGACGCCGTCTGATACAGGGCAATCGAGTCCAGATGTGGCCCTTGATGGCTCGGTCGTCGGTGCGGAATCCGAGCCAGAACAATCCGAGACGCAATCTTGGTGGCGGCGACTACTCCCGTGGTGACAGAGTAGAGAGCCGTCGGTCCGATTACTCCTGCTTCACCGACGCCGTGGAAAACTGACCGACGGGTAATGCTGACAGTCGGAAACGGAGATATTAGTCGGTGTAGAAGCCGAGTGTCTGAAGACGACGATACAGTTTCTTCGTAGACTCAGGGCTGTTGTAGAATAATCGCGCTAAGATCAGAGCAATAATCCCACCTTCACTGAGTGAATTGATAGCTTCATACCCCCGAATAAATCGATCTTCACCAACGGCGTGGATAGCGTCCAAGTCAGCAACGGTTTCTTCAGCTCGATTCAGCCCCCACGCGACGAACGTCAGCGTGGCTCCGAAATAAGCAGCCTCAGCCACAGCCGACGGTTGGGCACCGAGGGCAACGCCGAGTCCTGCGTAGAACAGCAATACAAGACCAACTGCAAAGCCTGAAAGAACCAATCCTAACCAGGGACCACGGATGAGCGGATCCCGCTGCTGGTGACTCCGCTCGTGTTCAATGACTACTTCTTTCGATTCAGGTGGCAACTCATCAAACATTCCACGATTAAGGATGATTGTGTCGGCAAAAGGGACGTTCTGACCAAACTTCGCCGAATCATCGGAGAACCAGTATATCTCTATCTCCTCACCACTGCTAAGCTCGACTGATCCCTGTTTTTCGATAGGTGTGCCTGCCAGTCGAGCGAATAGCCTCACATACCCGTCTTTCAAGCGTTCTGCCAAGTCTTCTGACGAACGCATATAGAAATTACGACGTGACAGTTGAAAAGACTTTCACCGCATCGTTTGAAAAACATTGCTACCCGCGTCACCGACGCCACAGAATACTGACCAACGCAGTCACTTCCTGAGAAGGCGGGAGTCGCCGCGGATCAGTCTTCGTCGACGAGCGTCAGGACGAGGCCGTCTTCCCGTAGATCCTCCCACCGATCCCGATGGACCTTCGCGAGGTGATTACTGAGTCCGCGTTTTGTCTCGACCTCACGTGCGCATTCGGGACACCGATACCGATCCTCACGTTTCGATAACGACTCACCGTGAGCGAGCTTATGATGGATTCGCATCGCCCGCTCGTCGGCAAAGTCGTCTCGACCGCAATTCGGACACCGTGTTTCGTCGGCGAAGGCGGTGAGTGACTGCTGACTCATCGGTCACCTCCGTCGGCGACGAGTGGATTCTCCTCGGGATCGCTCACCGACTCGACGACCCGCTCGAAGTCCGCCTTCGGGACTCGCCAGACCTTCGCCTCGGCATCGAAGCGAGCGGTGGGCAGCTCCGAGAAGAATCGCAAGAAGGCCTTGAACGAGTCGGTATCCATATTGCCTGTACTGCTAAACTGGACTGTGGGAGCCGTCCCGTCGCCGTGGACAGCATCGTGACACTGACGGCACAGGAGGGCGAGGTTGGATAGCCTGTTGGACCCTCCTTGGCCGCGCGGAACGATGTGATGCACGTCGAGCGTCACGTCGGGACCCGAGGCACGACAGTTGACACACTGACCTCGATCCCGCTCGTGGACGGCTTCCCGCGTATCTGCGTTCATTGCTATCTCCTTGCCGTGGAAGACAGTGATGCCTCTCACTGGTATGGCCACCTGAGGCACCTCAGCGGGCGGAGAAGCCCACTTCGCCTCCAGCGGTATATCTAATATCGTTCGGATATAGTACAAATCTTTCGTGTCGACATATTGTGAACTTTTATAACTATTTGCTAATTCCTGTGTCTCAATGGACCTCCAAGGATACGAGGTTGATCTCACGAGAGAACGGGGTCAAGTTACGATCCAACGACGAAGATATGGACGCCGTGGTTATCCTTGGGACTATGTCGTCTCTACTTCGCCCGAGTATTTCGCCGAAGAAATCGAATTTGTACGTCAAGAGTGGGAACAAGCACGCAGCTTGGCGATTATACTGAATCGAGACTACGAGTACGTTGCTTATGCTGAGGATGGTATGGTACCTCAGGAGTTAGCAATAGAGGGAAAACCAGCGATTGCCACATATCTATGCGGTGTCCACGAGAACTCGACGGAAGAAGTGGCCGAGATGATGGATGTACAACGCGATACCGTAGTCAAGTATCTGTCACGGTTTGATCCTCAAAGACGGTCTGAAGGTTGACCACGGAACCCGACTGATGGAGTAACTCCAAACCGAGTAGATACTACTCCACGCCCTCCACCGCGAGGGCGCGGACTCCTGAAGCGTGTCGGTGTCGCGTGCGGGACGCCGTCGTCGCGTCGACCCCGTCGACCGACGACAAGGAGCGCCGCGACCCGACCGCTTCAACCTCCCTCATCCCTCCGTATCCTCCGTCACTACGGTAGTACTATCCGTGCAAGTCATACACAGAGGTCACGGGGACAACACCGATATCGGTTCCACAGAGTCCACGAGAGGCCACACGTACAATAATCTGTATTGATCGTCAATGGCTGGGCAAATATGTCGGACGAATCTGAGACCGAGATTAAGACCCGAGAAGAGATCCTGGACGAGGCGACCAGAGAAGCCGATTATAAATCGAATACGGCTCAGTTAGGCGAAGTAAATAATGATCTTACGAGGACTCAGATCCACCAACAACAGAGGCTTGAGCAAGAAATAGAAGCACTTAGGATAAGTCTGGAAAAATTCACGTTTTGGTCAAGAGCCCTTACGTTTATTTTGATTATCCTCGGTGTTGCCTCACTTCTTGCACAAATTAATGTAATATAATATCACATTTCCCACGTCCTAACAGCTAATTTTGCTTTGTTGAAAGATACCTCGTCAAAATGGATCTCTCGCTTGAGCAGGCTCTCTATCCATCTAACCCCAGGTTTGATTGTCATCCCGTAACACACTACGGTTGAACCGACGGACGACACTGACCACCCAACACGCAGTGTAGCACTTCACCATCGGATGTGCGAACCACGTCGAGGCTCGGGCCGATTTGCGAGCGAAACAACGGCAGAGCTGTTTCTATACGAATTAGTCGAGATCGCTCAAACGACCGAAAACCCGCCCATCAGCGCTCGCCGTCGACGTGCTCTTTGCCGTCCCACTCGGCGGAGTTGTCCTGCGGGTCGTAGCCCAGCACCTCTCGCGCGCGATCGATCGAGTAGTACTTTCGATCGTTATCGGAGATGCCGTAGACGATCTCGTAGTCGTAGTCCGCGAGCACACAGCGCTCGAAGAGGTGCGCGCAGTCGCGGTAGGAGAGCCACATCGCCTGCCCGCGCTCGTAGTCGATCGGCGGGTGTCCCTCGGTGAGGTTGCCGATCCGGACGTTCACCACCGAGAGGTCGTGGTGGTCGTGGTAGTACCGGCCCAGCACCTCGCCCGTGGCCTTGCTCACGCCGTAGAGGTTGCTCGGCCGCGGGAGTTCGGTCCCGTCGAGCCGGTAGTCGTCCTCGGGGCGGTACATCTCCGGCGTTCTCGACTCGGTCTCGTAGGCGCCGACCGCGTGGTTCGAGGAGGCGAAGGCGAACTTCTCGACGCCGGCTTCGACGGCCGCCTCGAACATCGTCTGGGTGCCGTCGATGTTGTTCTGGAGGACGCTGTCCCAGGGGGCCTCCGGACGCGGGTCGCCCGCCAGGTGGATCACGGCCTCGCATCCGGCGATCGCCTCCCGGACAGCCTCGCGGTCGGTGACGTCCGCGACGTAGACGTCGCCCTCGTCGATCCCCTCGGGCCGCCGCGCGGCCGACAGCGGGGCGCGGTCGAGCAGCCGCCACTCGAACGAATCGCCGAGGTGTCGGAGGATCGCCTTGCCGACCCGTCCGTTCGCCCCCGTCAGGAGCACCGGTTCGTCCATTCGCTCGCCTATCCGCACAGGGAGGCCAAGAAACGTCCGATTCGCGCCGGTGACAGCCGTCTAACACCTTCGCGGCGCGCCCGGCACGGTCGTCGCTCGACTCCGACAGTAACGTCCTTTGCCCCCGCGGCCGAGCGTCGACTATGCCGACAGACACGGAGCGCGCGAGCTTCGAGGCCGGGATCAAGTTCGGCTCGCTCTACCACCAGTTCGCCGGGACTCCCGTCAGTCCGGACAGCGCCGAGAGCCTGGGCCGCGCGATGGAGGAGGCGATCGAGAACCAACCGCACTGCGTCGACGTCGACGTGACGGTGCGGACCGACCGCATCGCGGCCGAACTGGACTCCCAGTCGGCCGAGTACACCGAACTCACCGGGCGCTTTCTCGACGTCGAGATGCGGATCGAGTACGAGGGCGTCACCGCGCGCACGAAGATGGAGATGGAAGGCGACTACCCGCTGATGCGACTCGTCGCGGTCGAGGAGTGACCGACGGCGGGAATCGACGCGGACGGGAACGCTGGCGCCGCGCTCCCGACACTTCCGTATTTCACTTTCACTTTCGGGCGTGTTTTTAACCCCTCCGGCGTCGAATCCCCTGGTATGAGTAGTCAGAGCACGCTCGCGGACGACGACCTGTTCGGCGAGGCCGCCGCCGAGATGCGCGAGGAGGTCGAGGGCCACCTCGCCGACGCACGGGCAAGCCTGCCCGACTCCGAGGATATCTGGGACGCCGAGGCGGACAACGTCCTCGGCGTCCTCAACGCGCTCAAGTCGGCGCTGGACGTCGGCGACGCCGAGGAGCACCTCCGACAGGCGAAGAAGACGTTCATCGTCGGCCAGCGCGCCGAGGCCTTCGACGACCCCGACTCCCTGGAGGCAGAGATCGAAGCCATCGAGGAACTGCTCGCCTCGATCGACGACGCCGAGGCGCTCGTCGGCGACCTCACCGGCACGATGCCGCAACTGCGGAGCCAACTCCAGGAGGCCGCCGAGGCCGCGGCCGACGCCGAGGACGGCGACGAATCCGACGACTGAACCGCGGATCGGCCGCCCCATCGGCCCGCGAGCCCCGATTTCCCAACGGCTTTTAAATAGTCGACGGACATATCCACGACGCGATGAGTATCTTCGATACGATCCTGTCGTCGTTGCGTTCGCTGATCGGTGGCGGTGACCGGTCGGGCGCGTCGGGTGGCGGCTCCGACTCCGGCTCGTCGCGCTCGGAGGGGACCGTCTCCGTCGAACACGACCCCGACGCCGAGGCCGACCGCTCGGAGGCCGACCCCTCGACGGAGT
This is a stretch of genomic DNA from Halobellus sp. MBLA0158. It encodes these proteins:
- a CDS encoding AN1-type zinc finger domain-containing protein, giving the protein MAESLCHVCGSKTTDGGLTYRCAYCGEPVCSDHRLPENHNCTGSRLPDEESAKGREAKSMKLKNEQTVGTTPSDTGQSSPDVALDGSVVGAESEPEQSETQSWWRRLLPW
- the azf gene encoding NAD-dependent glucose-6-phosphate dehydrogenase Azf produces the protein MDEPVLLTGANGRVGKAILRHLGDSFEWRLLDRAPLSAARRPEGIDEGDVYVADVTDREAVREAIAGCEAVIHLAGDPRPEAPWDSVLQNNIDGTQTMFEAAVEAGVEKFAFASSNHAVGAYETESRTPEMYRPEDDYRLDGTELPRPSNLYGVSKATGEVLGRYYHDHHDLSVVNVRIGNLTEGHPPIDYERGQAMWLSYRDCAHLFERCVLADYDYEIVYGISDNDRKYYSIDRAREVLGYDPQDNSAEWDGKEHVDGER
- a CDS encoding dihydroneopterin aldolase family protein — encoded protein: MPTDTERASFEAGIKFGSLYHQFAGTPVSPDSAESLGRAMEEAIENQPHCVDVDVTVRTDRIAAELDSQSAEYTELTGRFLDVEMRIEYEGVTARTKMEMEGDYPLMRLVAVEE
- a CDS encoding DUF5790 family protein, coding for MSSQSTLADDDLFGEAAAEMREEVEGHLADARASLPDSEDIWDAEADNVLGVLNALKSALDVGDAEEHLRQAKKTFIVGQRAEAFDDPDSLEAEIEAIEELLASIDDAEALVGDLTGTMPQLRSQLQEAAEAAADAEDGDESDD